The genomic interval CCACGGGGCAACGGCTCGCCGCCGCCCCCGCACGCCCGACGCGCTGTCGTGTTTGGTTGGGCGGATCGCTGATTGTCCGCGGGGTGGTGGTCCTGCTTCGATGGTCCGTGCGTTCTGTCTCGCCTCGCGTCGCGGCGTTGGCTCGCGGCGGCTGCGTTGTCACCTGCGTTGAGGCGTTAGGGCCCGTGCGTCTTGACGGTCGCGGGTCGCGCGACGGGGGGCGGCGGCTCCGCGACGGGGCAATGCTCCGCCGCCGCCCCCCGCCGCACGACCCGCTCGTCGTGTTCGTCGCCGCGCGCCATGGGCGCCGCGCGTGGCGCCCGACCTGATCTCGGCAGCCGTGTGCCGTTCAACGTCTCAAAGGCAACGTTGCGCGTCATGCACGTCGGGAGGCAGGCGCGGTGGAGTGTTGAGCGCGGCAACGATCGTCGGGGCGCGCCAGCCTCCCCCACGACGACGCGACGCCGCGTTCCGCGCGTCGGCGCGACGACGCGTTCCGCGCGACGACGTGACGCCGCGTTTCGCGCGTCGACGTGACGACGCGTGCCGCGCGATGACGCGACGACGCGTATTGCGCGTCGACGTGAGCCGCGAGCCCACGCGACGGCGCGGCCGCAGGGAGGGGAGACGCAAGAACGCCGCGCGACGGGAGGGCGCGCGGCGTTCGTCGGATCGGAAACGCGGAGGTCGGTCAGGCGCGGGAGAGGGTGCGCTCGGCGGCGGCGACGACGTTCTCGGTCGTGAAGCCGTAGCGCGCGAGGACCTCCTCGCCCGGCGCCGAGGCGCCGAAGTCGGAGACGCCGACGATCTCGCCCGCGTCGCCGACCAGCTCGCGCCAGCCGAGCGGCAGACCGGCCTCGATCGCCACGCGCGCCTTGACCGCCGCGGGCAGCGTCGCCTCGCGCCACGCCGGATCGGCGGCCGCGAAGTTCTCGAGGCAGGGCAGCGAGACGACGCGCGTCGGCACGCCGCGCTTCTGCATCTCGTCGCGCGCCGCGACCGCCAGCGCAACTTCCGAGCCGGTGGCGAGCAGGAGCAGCTTCGGCGCGCCCCCCTCGGCCTCGACCAGCGTGTAGCCGCCGCGGGCGATCCCCTCGCGCGCCTTCGCCGCCGACCCCGGCAGCGTCGGCAGCTTCTGCCGCGAGAGGACGATCGCCGTCGGCGCGCCCCGCTTCCCGAGCGCCCAGCGCCACCCTTCGGCCGCCTCGTTGGCGTCGCCGGGGCGCAGCACGGCGAGCCGCGGAATCGCGCGCAGCGCCGCCACCTGCTCCACCGGCTGGTGCGTCGGTCCGTCCTCGCCGACCGCCAGCGAGTCGTGCGTGAAGACGAAGATCGTCTCGAGGCGGTCGAGCGCCGCGAGGCGGATCGACGGCCGCATGTAGTCGGAGAAGGCGAGGAACGTCGCGGTGTAGGGGCGCAGCCCGCCGTGGGCCGCGAGGCCGTTGGCGATCGCCGCCATCGCGTGCTCGCGCACGCCGCAGCGCACGTTGCGTCCCGCGCCGGTCGCGCCGTCCACGTCGCCGCCGCCGATGCGCGTTTTGGTCGAACTGGAGAGGTCGGCGTCGAGGCCGACGACGTCCGGCCGCCGCGCGGCGAGCGCCGTCAGGGCGAGGCCGGCCGACTCGCGCGTGGCGAGCGCCTTCGAGCCGTCGGCGAACGACGGAAGGTCGGCGTCCCAGTCGGCCGCCGGCTCGCCGGCGAGCGTCGCTTTCAGCTCCGCGGCCAACGTCGGATACGCGGCCTCGTAGGCGGCGAGCCGCTCGAGCCACGCCGCGCGGCGGGCGCGGCCCCGCGCCGCGGCCTCGGCGTAGCGGGCGCGCGCCGCGTCCGGCACGACGAACGTCTTGTCGGGATCGAAGCCGAACGCTTCCTTCGCGCGCCGCGCCTCCTCGCCGCCGAGCGGCGCGCCGTGCGCGTGGTTGGTCCCCTGCTTCGTCGGCGCGCCGTAGCCGATCGTCGTGCGCACGATGATCAGCGTCGGGCGCGCAAGGTCCGCCGCCGCGGCTTCGAGCGCCGCTTCGATCCCCGCGAGGTCCTCGTCCCCTTCGACGACTTCGAGCACCTGCCAGCCGTAGGCGCGGTAGCGCGCGGCGACGTCCTCGGTGAACGTCTCGCTGAGCGGGCCGTCGAGCGAGATCCCGTTGGAGTCGTAGAGATAGATCAGCTTCCCGAGCCCGAGCCGTCCGGCGAGCGAGGCGGCCTCGGCGGAGATCCCCTCCATCAGGTCGCCGTCGGAGACGAGCGCGTAGGTGAAGTGGTCGAAGATCGCGTGCCCCGGCTTGTTGAAGCGGGCCGCGAGGAGGCGTTCGGCGAGCGCGAAGCCGACGGCGATCGCGCTGCCCTGGCCGAGCGGCCCGGTCGTCGCCTCGACGCCCGGCGTCACGCCGCGTTCGGGATGCCCCGGCGCGCGGCTGCCCCACTGGCGGAAGCGGCGCAGCTCCTCGAGCGGCAGGTCGAAGCCGGCGAGGTGCAGCAGCGCGTATTGGAGCGTCGAGCCGTGCCCCGCGGACAGGATGAAACGATCGCGGTCGGCCCAGTCGGGCGCCTGAGGATCGAAGACCAGCCGCCGCGACCAAAGCGCGTGCGCCATCGGCGCGGCGCCCAAAGGCAGTCCGGGATGTCCGGACTTGGCCGTTTCGATCATGTCCACCGCCAAGGAGCGGATCGTGTTGACGCACAGCAGGTCGGTGGAATCAGGGCTCCAGCTCATTTCAGGCCTCCCTCGGGAACGCCGGATTGTACGCCCCGCGGCCGACCCTCACTATTCGCGGCCCCGCGGGCCGCGCGGCGGACGACGCGGGCGGGCTAAGATGCGTCGATGCCGCCCGAGGCGAATCAACCGCTGCCGATCGACCCGCACCTGCCGGCGCTGCTCGACGCGCTGCGCGCGCGCGGCGCCGTCGTGCTGACCGCGGCGCCGGGCGCGGGCAAGACGACGCGCGCTCCGCGGGCGATGCTCGAGGCGGAGTGGGGAACGCGCGGGGAGATCCTCGTCCTCGAACCGCGCCGCATCGCGGCGCGCCTCGCCGCGCGTCGCGTCGCGCAGGAGATCGGCGAGGAGGTCGGCGGGCGCGTCGGCTATCAAGTGCGCTTCGAGGACCGCACCGGGCCGCG from bacterium carries:
- the tkt gene encoding transketolase codes for the protein MSWSPDSTDLLCVNTIRSLAVDMIETAKSGHPGLPLGAAPMAHALWSRRLVFDPQAPDWADRDRFILSAGHGSTLQYALLHLAGFDLPLEELRRFRQWGSRAPGHPERGVTPGVEATTGPLGQGSAIAVGFALAERLLAARFNKPGHAIFDHFTYALVSDGDLMEGISAEAASLAGRLGLGKLIYLYDSNGISLDGPLSETFTEDVAARYRAYGWQVLEVVEGDEDLAGIEAALEAAAADLARPTLIIVRTTIGYGAPTKQGTNHAHGAPLGGEEARRAKEAFGFDPDKTFVVPDAARARYAEAAARGRARRAAWLERLAAYEAAYPTLAAELKATLAGEPAADWDADLPSFADGSKALATRESAGLALTALAARRPDVVGLDADLSSSTKTRIGGGDVDGATGAGRNVRCGVREHAMAAIANGLAAHGGLRPYTATFLAFSDYMRPSIRLAALDRLETIFVFTHDSLAVGEDGPTHQPVEQVAALRAIPRLAVLRPGDANEAAEGWRWALGKRGAPTAIVLSRQKLPTLPGSAAKAREGIARGGYTLVEAEGGAPKLLLLATGSEVALAVAARDEMQKRGVPTRVVSLPCLENFAAADPAWREATLPAAVKARVAIEAGLPLGWRELVGDAGEIVGVSDFGASAPGEEVLARYGFTTENVVAAAERTLSRA